The following are from one region of the Rhodopirellula sp. P2 genome:
- a CDS encoding type II secretion system F family protein, with protein MTATPDDELIPELVAPGAPGLQFVQQQIEQLLSRRSMIALQLHQAAQQSVGPVAQQMELMSRWFDQPVTADDVLHHPEALAICQPLLVASKEHASAEVANEKTRLEDAVRHWESTLSSRPTRNRLWIILVYPLVLAFASIAILMVICVLLVPSFEEMMDEFGLSLPYSTQTVFAISHFARDYGLWLLAALVAIVLVSQLVRYRAHRVGQDPPWVRLGRRLFMPARLVWASWAEHVAMMLDTGLTRREAYQIAGESSPSRWMSNLNARCVQSINEGRNPLAGPTHIHGKPCHLMIHAVQTETIPQQADCMRDVAAIYRDRERHQRRDILTWVSPLIVCMLGMTIGWVMVALFMPLVQLISGLT; from the coding sequence ATGACAGCCACTCCTGACGATGAATTGATCCCAGAACTGGTTGCACCGGGAGCGCCTGGATTGCAATTCGTCCAACAACAGATCGAACAGTTGCTTTCGCGACGATCCATGATCGCGTTGCAACTGCATCAAGCCGCTCAGCAATCCGTCGGCCCTGTGGCCCAGCAAATGGAATTGATGAGCCGCTGGTTCGATCAACCAGTGACCGCGGACGACGTGCTGCATCACCCCGAAGCACTTGCGATCTGCCAACCGTTGCTGGTCGCTTCGAAGGAGCACGCCTCCGCCGAAGTTGCCAACGAGAAAACCCGACTCGAAGACGCTGTCAGACACTGGGAAAGCACGCTATCGAGTCGACCGACCCGAAACCGCCTGTGGATCATTCTCGTCTACCCGTTGGTTCTCGCCTTCGCAAGCATCGCAATTTTGATGGTCATCTGCGTGCTGCTGGTGCCATCCTTTGAAGAGATGATGGACGAGTTTGGCCTATCCCTGCCCTACTCCACTCAAACGGTTTTCGCCATTTCCCATTTCGCCCGCGACTATGGCTTGTGGCTCCTCGCCGCCTTGGTTGCAATCGTGCTGGTCTCGCAACTGGTTCGCTATCGGGCGCACCGTGTCGGGCAAGATCCACCGTGGGTCCGTTTGGGCCGCCGACTGTTCATGCCCGCCAGATTGGTCTGGGCCTCCTGGGCGGAGCATGTCGCGATGATGCTGGACACGGGACTGACTCGACGAGAGGCCTACCAAATCGCAGGTGAAAGCAGCCCATCCAGATGGATGTCCAACCTCAACGCAAGATGCGTTCAATCAATCAATGAAGGTCGAAATCCACTTGCAGGCCCAACGCACATCCATGGCAAACCATGCCATCTGATGATCCATGCCGTGCAAACCGAGACGATCCCGCAGCAAGCGGATTGCATGCGAGATGTCGCCGCGATCTATCGCGATCGTGAACGGCACCAACGCCGCGACATCCTGACCTGGGTGTCGCCACTGATCGTTTGCATGTTGGGGATGACCATCGGCTGGGTGATGGTCGCGCTCTTCATGCCCCTCGTCCAACTCATCAGTGGATTGACATGA
- a CDS encoding type II secretion system F family protein yields MSTPSSQTHNTPDGLLALSSIPQRALVRTLLVAHQERTNPSKWVHLLAAEFGGPIGMRMNHLAMLLKEGTPVADALEQTPDILAPSGLMAIRLASETGTLNETYEALISDEGLESESADSSWRNPRSEFTRVLIGFVFAWFILTFLMIFIMPTFEKMFDEFGLDLPPITRLLISFSHRGGEFFFFGIAIFVTLFLGRLLFFGEKRPQRFNPFRWHERFVPPSVNLLSLLAIVVGSGRPIASGLETLSKCHHVPQTRRRLAASCERVERGEDPWTTLASEKILTTRESQALSVAGSSDVQAWLLQWLAESRFDKRSIRRHLLTRAVSLASLLLLAGVVAWVCIAVFLVLTSLIGALA; encoded by the coding sequence ATGAGCACACCATCCTCCCAAACGCACAACACACCCGATGGCTTGCTGGCTCTTTCATCGATCCCGCAACGAGCTTTGGTTCGGACTCTGCTGGTCGCTCATCAAGAACGCACCAACCCATCAAAATGGGTGCATCTTCTCGCGGCCGAATTCGGCGGTCCGATTGGAATGCGCATGAACCACCTGGCCATGCTCTTGAAGGAGGGCACCCCCGTCGCGGATGCCCTGGAACAAACCCCAGACATCCTGGCCCCTTCTGGCCTGATGGCGATTCGATTGGCAAGCGAAACAGGAACCCTGAATGAAACCTACGAAGCCCTGATCTCCGACGAAGGACTGGAATCCGAGTCCGCTGATTCCAGTTGGCGGAACCCTCGCTCCGAATTCACGCGCGTGCTGATCGGCTTTGTCTTTGCTTGGTTCATCCTTACGTTTCTGATGATCTTCATCATGCCAACCTTCGAAAAGATGTTCGACGAGTTTGGCTTGGACCTGCCTCCGATCACTCGCTTGCTGATCTCGTTCAGCCACCGCGGCGGTGAGTTCTTCTTTTTTGGGATCGCGATTTTCGTGACGCTCTTTCTGGGGCGTCTGCTGTTTTTCGGCGAAAAACGCCCGCAACGATTCAATCCGTTTCGGTGGCACGAACGCTTTGTCCCACCGTCCGTGAACCTGTTGTCACTCTTGGCAATCGTGGTCGGCTCCGGTCGCCCCATCGCCTCGGGACTGGAAACCCTTTCGAAGTGTCACCACGTTCCCCAAACACGACGTCGACTCGCCGCGTCATGCGAACGAGTGGAACGAGGCGAAGATCCATGGACGACGCTGGCCAGTGAAAAGATCCTGACCACCCGAGAATCCCAAGCGTTGTCGGTGGCCGGCTCGAGCGACGTCCAAGCCTGGCTGCTGCAATGGTTGGCAGAATCGCGATTTGACAAGCGTTCGATTCGCCGCCACCTGCTGACGCGCGCGGTCTCCTTGGCCAGCCTGCTGCTGTTGGCTGGGGTCGTTGCCTGGGTTTGCATCGCGGTCTTCCTTGTTCTCACCAGCCTGATCGGAGCCCTCGCGTGA
- a CDS encoding type IV pilus modification PilV family protein, with translation MNHRSTSRIMPSRNAFTMIELVVAASIMIALMSVVTSLTFRIHGVWQDTNQHRLATWAVSSELERITSLPKEEIATTLDQLQASAELQNMLPDPAWSGDFLDDELGPRVALRLNWKRRHPGTPLELVGWVLDTDTEEETSP, from the coding sequence ATGAACCATCGCTCCACAAGCCGAATCATGCCATCGCGAAACGCCTTCACGATGATTGAATTGGTGGTCGCCGCCTCCATCATGATCGCGTTGATGTCAGTCGTCACCTCGTTGACGTTTCGCATCCATGGGGTCTGGCAAGACACCAACCAACACCGCCTCGCAACCTGGGCGGTGTCCAGCGAACTGGAACGCATCACTTCGCTTCCGAAAGAGGAAATCGCGACCACCCTCGACCAACTGCAGGCTTCTGCGGAACTCCAAAACATGTTGCCAGACCCCGCATGGTCAGGTGACTTCCTCGATGACGAACTCGGCCCGCGTGTCGCTCTGCGTTTGAACTGGAAACGCCGCCATCCAGGCACACCGCTCGAATTGGTTGGCTGGGTCCTGGACACAGACACCGAAGAGGAGACGTCACCATGA